The Anaerolineales bacterium region CTGGTGCTGACGAAGTGAAAGAGAATGAGCTGGACCTGGCGCTGAATCTGGTAAACCAACTTACGCAACCCTTTGAGCCCGAGAAATATCAGGATACTTTCACGGCTGAGATCAAGCGCATCATTGAGCAAAAGGCGCAGGGTATGACGCCTGAGGTGGTTGGCGTAGCACCGGAGCAGACCAAGGATGATGACTTGCTTGCCTCGCTGCGTGCCAGCATTGAAGCCAGCAAGGCTCGTGTAGACGCCTAGCGCACAGGTTAGGCGTGGTAGACCCACAACAAAGCCTTCAGGAGTATCGCAATAAGCGCGATTTCTCCAAAACCAGCGAACCCCGGCCAAGTGACGCTGCGTCCGGCGCCGTATCACTTGGCCCGCACCAGGCGCGTTTTTGCATCCAAAAGCATGATGCTACGCGCCTGCACTACGATGTGCGCCTTGAGATCGAGGGCGTGCTGGTGTCGTGGGCTGTGCCGCAAGGCCCTTCGTATGACCCCGTCGTCAAGCGCCTGGCCGTGCGCACCGAAGATCACCCCATGGAGTATCTGGATTTTGAAGGCGTGATCCCCAAGGGAGAGTATGGCGCCGGCCCCATCATTTTGTGGGATCAGGGGGTGTATACAAATATTCGTGGCACGAAGCGCAAGCCGTTCAGCATGAAAGAGTCGCTTGATGCCGGGCTGGTGGAAGTCCGCTTGGAAGGGGAAAAGGTTAAAGGCGAATTTGCTCTCGTGCGTACCAAGTACGAAGGCAAGCAAGAAAACTGGCTGATGGTGAAGATGAAGGATTCCTTCGCCAACCCTGAGTACGACATCGTGGCTGATCTGCCCCTTTCAGTAAAGAGCGGTAAGAGCATCGAGGAGCTTGAGGAGGAAGGCAGCCGTGCGCAGCTGCCTGCCGCGCTGCGCAGCCTACAGCCTGAAACGCTGGACAAACTTGTGCCTGACAGCTTTCCAGGGTGGAAGGAGCCGATGCTGGCATCGCCTGAAGACCGGCCAACTGAGCGGGCAAACTGGATCTACGAGCCTAAGCTCGACGGGCAACGAGCCATCATTTATCGCAAGGGTGGGCAGGTGCAGATGCTCTCGCGCAACAAGCTCATCATCACTGAGCAATACCCCGAACTGGCCGCAGCACTAAAGCAGCATGGCCGCGGCGACTTTGTGGCCGATGCCGAGATTGTCTCCTTTGAAGGGCAACGCGCCAGTTTTGAGCAGATGCAAAAGCGCATGCATGTGCAAAGACCGAGCAAGGAGCTGATCGAAGACGCCCCGGTCTTCATGTATCTGTTCGACGTTACCTACTATGAAGGCTATGACACTACGCGCTTGAGCCAACTGGAGCGCAAGCAACTGCTGCGCGGCCTGGTGGAATACAACGATCCTCTGCGTTATATGGAGTACCAGGAAGGCGGCGGGCTTGAGCTATTTCAGCAAGCCTGTGCCAGTGGGCAGGAAGGTGTGATCGCCAAAGACAGCAACGCGCCTTACCAGCGCAGCCGCTCTAAGAGCTGGCTGAAGTGGAAGTGTGTACGGCAACAGGAATTTGTGGTCGGCGGCTTTACGTTGCCCGCCGGCGGTATGCGCGGCTTCGGCGCGCTGCTGGTGGGCTATTACTCCGAAGGCGGCGACAAGCTGCAATTTGTAGGTGGGGTGGGCACCGGCTATTCAGACGAGGCCATTCGCGATATCCGCCGGAAGCTTGATTCGCTGGCAACAAATGACAACCCGTTCATGCCAGATGATCTGCTGCCCTTACAAGATGTTCAATGGGTGCGGCCCGAGTTGGTGGTTCAAGTGGGCTTTGGAGAATGGACCAAGCTGACCAAGATCCGCCACCCGCGTTATCTGGGCCTTCGCACAGACAAGGATGCACGCAGCGTCCGTCGTGAGGCGACGACTGCAGAGCCTGCCCAGCCAGCAGCGCAGCCAGTACCCGCCGAGGAGCCGCGGGCGGCGGGGGATGAGACCCGCGAAGTGGAGGGGCAGAAGATCAAGATCACCAACCCGGGCAAAATGCTCTTTCCGGATGTGAACAAGGCCCGCGTCATCGACTATTATGAACAGATCGCCCCGGTGATGCTGCCGCATGTGGCCAACCGGCCGATCAGCATGCAGCGCTTTCCCGATGGAATCCGCGCACAAGGTTTCTTTCATAAAGAGGCGCCGGAGTATTTTCCCAAGTTCGTTAGCCTGGTTGAAGTGCGCACCAGTGCCAGCGCGGCCGAGACGCAATTGCAGGTCATGATCAACAACGCGGCCACGCTGGTATATCTGGCGCAACTGGCTTCGTTCGTCATCCATATCTGGACCAGCCAGGCGCCGCTGTTGGATCAGCCTGACAAGATTGTCTTCGATCTTGACCCATCCACTGACGACAGCTGGGATGCTGTGGTGAGCGGGGCGCGGGACATGCGCCGTATGCTGACGGAAATGGGGCTGCCATCCTTTGTGATGGCTACCGGTTCACGCGGCCTGCACGTGTGTGTGCCGCTGGTGCCGCAGCACAACTTTGATACCGTGCTGTTGTTCGCCAAGGCCGTGTGCACCACGCTAGAGCGGCGCGATCCCAAATTCACAACACAGATCCGCAAAGACAAGCGTAAAGGGCGCATATTCTTGGACTATTTGCGCAACCGCTATGCCCAGACGGGGATAGCGCCATATTCGCTGCGCGCCAAACCAGGGGCGCCGCTGGCGGCGCCCCTGGCTTGGGAGGAGCTTGAGGACCCCAGCTTCCGAGCAGACAAGTTCAACGTCAGCAACATCATGCAGCGACTTTCAAATGACGGCGATCCGTGGGCGGGCTTCTTTGCGGCCCGCACTGCGCTGCCAGATTTTGGACTGATCGAGCAAGTACTTAAAGCGTAGGTGATTTAGAATCTACCTATGAGCATTGCACCCGTCAATAACCTTCCTTGTTCACTTGTTTCGCTGAATGCCAATGAGCCCATGGCTGGCACTGCGCCCAAGGCCCAGGTCTGGTTCATGCTGGAATATACGCCACGCTGGGGCAACAAGGCGTGGGAGGAGAGCAGCATTGACCCTGGTATTCGTCAAGAAGTGGATGAGCAGCTCAAACAGATCCCGGGTGCGCGCCTGCTACTGATCAAGCAAAAGGACCACGCTGAGCGCTTGCGATTCTTTGCCGCGGGGCTTGGCGAGCAACCTGTTCTGTACAAGTTTGAGTTTGCCAGTTACGAAGAGCTGGCTGAGTTGGATCTGAGCTCGATCGTTGCCGGGGCTGAGCAATACCAAGCCAATCGTACCAACGAGCAGATTTTGCTGGTATGTACCAACGGCCAGCGAGATGCTTGCTGCGTGCTGCACGGGATCGCCGTGTACAACACATTGCATGCTCAGTTTGGCAATGCTGTGTGGGAGAGCAGTCACCACGGCGGCCACCGCTTTGCCGCCAATCTGCTGGCGTTCCCCAGCGGCCGTTCCTACGGCCGCTTGCGAGCTGACAATGCGCTGGGTGTGGCGCAGGCCATTGCCGAAGGCAATGTGCCTGTGAGGTATTGTCGCGGCTATACCGCCTGGGCAGAGCCTGCCCAGGCCGCAGAACTCATCTTGCGCGAGCAACTCAGCATGCAGCGAGAGGGCGGCTTGAGACTGCTGGCCAGCCGGCCAGAGGGCGCAAACCGCTGGAGAGTGCAATTCGCAACTGACAGCGATGAGCGCGAATTGCTGGTGGAGCGGGCCGAAGGTGCGCCTGTGCATGCTTCATGTGGCGATGAGAAGACAACTCCATCCGTCGAGTACCGCTTGGTGCTGTGAAAGCAAGTGTGGTTAAATTCTGGCTATGAAATCAATCCTTCAAAAACTCAACCTTCAAGACGTCAATTCCGGGGCCTCGTTTGGAGAAGGCCAATGGATCGACGATAAAGCGGGCACCGAACTCATTTCATATAACCCATCCACTGGGGAGCCGATCGCTAAGGTGATTCAAGCTACGCCCGCGGCCTATGACCAGGTGGTCAAGGCATCCCAACAGGCGTTCGAAGGCTGGCGCAATGTGCCAGCCCCCAAGCGTGGGCAGCTGGTGCGCGATCTGGGCGAAGCCGTGCGCGAGCTCAAGGAGCCTTTGGGCGAACTCGTTTCGCTGGAAATGGGCAAGATCCGCGCCGAGGGGCTGGGCGAAGTGCAGGAGATGATCGATATCTGTGAGTTCGCGCTGGGGTTAAGCCGCCAGTTGTACGGCCTGACCATGCACAGCGAGCGGCCCAACCATCGCATGTACGAACAGTGGCATCCGCTCGGCCCGGTGGGCGTCATCAGCGCATTTAACTTCCCCATCGCAGTATGGTCGTGGAACTCCACGCTGGCAAGCGTTTGCGGCGACACAGTCATCTGGAAACCCTCGGAACTGGTGCCGCTGAGCGCGATCGCCACCCAGCATATTTGCAACCGCGTTATGGCTGACCATGGGCTGAACGGCATCTTTAGCCTGGTGATCGGCACCGGCCAGGAAGTGGGCGAGTTGATGATCAACGACCCGCGCATTCCGCTGGTCTCATTCACGGGTTCGACAAAAGTGGGCCGCCACGTCAACCAGACGGTGGCCGGCCGCTTTGGCAAGACCCTGCTGGAGCTGGGCGGCAACAATGCCATCATCGTGGCCGAGGACGCCAACTTGGATCTGGCCGTGCGCGCGATCCTGTTTGGCGCAGTGGGCACTGCAGGCCAGCGCTGCACCAGCACGCGCCGCATCATCGCGCACGAGAGCATTGTGGATGAACTGACCCAACGTCTGGTGAAGGCCTATGGCCAGGTCAGCATTGGTGATCCGTTGGACGAAGGCACCTTGATGGGGCCGCTGGTGACGCCGGCCGCGGTGGAGAAGATGGAGGCCGCGCTACAGCGCGCCAACGAGGCTGGCGGCACAGTGCTGACCGGCGGCAAGCGCATGGAGCGCCCAGGTAACTATGTTGAACCTACGATCGTGCGCATGCCCAAACAGACGGACGTGGTGAAAGAAGAAACCTTTGCGCCCGTGCTCTATGTCCTTGACTATGAGAACGTGGACGAAGCCCTGCAGATCCATAATGACGTGCCGCAGGGTTTGAGTAGCGCTATTTTCACCGACAGCATGCAGACGGTCGAGCGTTTTCTCTCCTCTGGCGGCAGCGACTGCGGCATTGCCAATGTCAATATCGGCACCTCCGGCGCCGAGATCGGCGGCGCGTTTGGCGGCGAGAAGGAAACCGGCGGCGGCCGCGAAAGCGGCTCCGATTCATGGCGGGCCTATATGCGCCGCCAGACGAATACGATCAACTGGGGCAAAGAGTTACCGTTGGCTCAGGGGATCAAGTTTGCAGACTAGCGGATACGCTAAGTGAAGAACAAAAAGAGACGGCCGACCGGCCGTCTCTTTTTGTTCCTTTATCTGCTTTCTATGCGTGCCATCAGCAGCATGTTCAGGGCCTCGCGTGCGGCGGGCAGCGTGCGCATCGCGTCCCAGTTCTCGACAAACTCTTTGGCTGAACGCTTGCTCAATACGGCGAGGAATGGATCGCCGACCACAAGCTCGCCTTTGATGCGGGCGGCGCGCCAGTGCGGCTCAAGCTCGGCCGCGAGAATTGGGTAGGCGGCTTGCAAGCGCTCCTGCGCTTCGAAGAAGATCTGCTGCTGTTCGACCGTGAGCGATTTCTGCTGATAGATCTCAATGATCAATTCAGTGACTGTGTCCCAGTCTGTGGCGAAGGCGGTAAGGTGCGGGTCGTCAAGCTTCTGGAGCAGGCCGTGAGTAACTGGGTTCATCGCAGGGTTGTGGAGACTTACGCGGGATTATAATGCCGCCCGTATGACGGACTACATTCTCGCCGGTGACCTCGGCGCTACCAAGACGAACATTGCCCTTTTTGAAAGCAGCAATCTGCAGGCCGGGCCTCAGTTCACCGAGTCTTATCTGAATGCGGAGCATGATGGCCTGCACGCCATTGTGCGCAAGTATCTTGGCGATAAATCAATAAACATTCGTACAGCGTGTTTTGGCGTGGCCGGCCCTGTGATCGATAACCATGTACGCATGATCAATCTGGATTGGGAAGTAGACGGCGCTGAACTGTGCGCTGAGTTTGGTTGGCAGTCTGCCTGGTTGATCAACGACCTCAAGGCATTGGCCAATGCAGTGCCTTTTCTGCAGCCCGCTGAGATGCACACCTTCCAGGCTGGCGTGCCGGAGCAGGGCGGCAGCATTGCTGTGATCGCTCCGGGCACCGGCTTGGGTATTGGCTATCTCACCTGGGCCGGCGGGCGCTACACTGCCTATGCCACCGAAGGCGGCCACGCCAGTTTTGCTCCGGAGACGGACTTGCAGCATGAGTTGCTGCAGTGGCTGCGGCCTCAGTTTGGGCAAGTGGCTATTGAGCATGTGTGTGCGGGGGTAGGCTTTCCAAATCTATATGGCTTCCTCAAAGCTAGCGGGCATGCCAGCGAACCCGAATGGCTGGCCAGGGAACTAGCGGCGGAGGGTGATGACAACAATGCGATCATCGTCAAGCACGCCCTGGAGCAGACTCCAGGCAGCGAGATCTGCCAGATGACGCTGAAGCTGTTTGTGGAGATCCTGGGAGCCACCAGCGGCAACTTGGCCCTGGGGATGGGCGCAACCGGCGGCGTGTATGTGGGTGGAGGCATCCCGCCGCGCATTCTGCCGGCGCTGCAGCGTTATGACTTTATGAAGTTCTTTCTGGGCAAGGTGGGTTATGAGGAGTATCTTTCTCGTTTCCCCGTCCACATGATCCTGCAGCCCACGGCTGCTTTGCTGGGTGCGGCGGCTTATGCACGGCAGCAGGCAGGCTCGCCTTCCTAAGCTTACACTAATCTACGGCAAACATTTCATTAATACGCCACCCGCACAATGATGTGCGTAGTGGAATCGCCCCTATACGCCAAATAGCCTAAAAAACTGAATACTCAGTGAGAAGGGCTGTGTAGGCCCTTTTTTCGGCTATGGGTTGTGTCACTTTGTTGGCGTCTGTGCCGTTAGCACAAATGTAAGGTTTCGTGAACTGGAAGACTCTGAAGAATACGGAGGCATAGTATCGAATGAGCAATACGATCGAAGCATTTGAAAACGAGGCAATCTCGCTGAATGAAGATGAGGCTCTGGAGCGTTTGATCCGGCTTGGACGCAAGCAGGGCTTTGTAAGCATTGACAATGTGCTGCAACTCGTGCCGGGCGAGCAGCGCCAGTCTGAGCACTTGGAGGAGATCTTTGAGGCTTTGCTGAACGAAGGCATCCCCCTCGTGGAGGATGAGGATACCGACAGCATTGAGCTCTCCGAGGCTGATGAAGACGTCGAAGACGAAGAGCCGACCAACGAGCGCAGCAAGATCTACGCGCCGGATGACCCGCTGGCCGAGGCCGAGACCGGGGACCTTGTGCGCCTGTACTTCAACGAAGCGGCCAGTGTGCCCCTGTTGACAGCCGCCGAGGAAGTGGATCTGGCCAAAAAGATGGAGCGCGGCAACAAGGCCCGCACTCAACTGGCCCAGAAAGGCCTGAGCGCGGCCAAGCGGGCTGAGTTGCAAGAGGCGGTGCAGGTGGGCTGGGATGCCCGCCAGCACATCATCGTGGCAAATAGCCGCCTGGTGATCAGCATCGCCAAGAAGAACATGAACCGTGGCCTGCCGCTCATCGACCTCATCCAAGAAGGAAACATTGGTCTGATGCGCGCGGCCAAGAAGTTTGACTACCGCCGTGGTTTCAAGTTCAGTACCTATGCTACTTGGTGGATCCGCCAGGCGATCACGCGGGCGATCTCCAACAAGTCGCGCACCATCCGCATTCCTGCGCACATGGGCGACAAGATCGCCAAGATGATGCGCATGAAAAACACGCTGAAACAGGAGCTGAAGCGTGAGGCCACGCTGGCTGAGCTGGCCGAGGCGCTGGAAGTAAGCGCTGAGGAGATCGAGCTGATCACCACCGCCGGCTACCAGCCGCACTCGCTGGAGACCCCGATAGGCAGCGACGAGGACTCAGTGCTGGGCGAGCTCATCGAAGATGAGACTGCCCCCTCGCCAGAGGAAAGCACCGCCCAGTCCCTTCTGGAGCAGGACCTGGCTCGCACCATTGACGAAACCCTGCCGCTGCGTGAGGCGCGCATTCTGCGCTTGCGCTTCGGCTTGGATGACGGCAAGGTGCATAGCCTGAGCGATGTGGGCCGCAAGCTGGGTGTCACGCGTGAACGTGTGCGCCAGATCGAGGCCCAGGCTCTGCGCAAGCTGCGTGACCCGCGTGTACGCTCCCGTCTAAAGGATTACGTCAACTAAACGTTGACGTTGTAGTAAAAAGCCGCCGCACGTATGTGCGGCGGCTTTTTTGGTGGCTTGCTGTCTAGCTACGTTTTTTATAGCGTACAAGCGTGGAGGTGGGCTTGCTGGAGCCGCCCCGGTTCACGCCGATCGACTCGAACGGGGTTACCAGTTCGAGGTCGTACTTTCGGAACAGCAGCGCCAGGATGATGGACATTTCGGTGCGGGCGAAGTTCATGCCCGTGCATTTGTGGAGGCCGCCGCCGAAGGTGATGAGCTCAAAGCCGCGGCCCTCGCCGCGCTCGGTAAAGCGGGCGGGGTCGTAGGCGTAAGGCTCCGTGAAGTACTCGGGGATGAAGTGGGCCGCCGCGGTGGAGGTCATCACAAACCAGCCGGCGGGGATGCGATAGCCGTTCAAAGTGATGTCTTCCTGCACTTCGCGGATCAGCGTCTCGGCAGACGGGCGCAGGCGCCCGGTTTCCTGAACGGCGGCGTTGATCTGGGCAATCTCGCGCATATGAACGTGGTTCACTTCGGCTGAGGTGCCGAGGACGCGTTGCACTTCCTCCTGCACGCGGGCGCAGTGCTGTGAATCGTTGATGAGGTGGATGATGGGCCAGGCGGCCTGGCCTGCAGTGGTCTCATGCCCGGCGAACATGAGGGCGGCGAAGAAGTTGGCCACGATCTCATCCGGCAGCGGCTCGCCGGAGTTATCAGGCTGTTCCAGCAGATACTGGAAGCCGTCGGCTACAGGCTGCTTGCGACGCTCTTCGATGAGTGGCTGCAGGATGGCGCTGATCTTCTCCTTGGCGGCATCGCGGCGCTTGAACTTGGGCAGGGGCAAGTTGTAGAGCAGTGGGTCGAGCGATTCGCTCAATGCATCGTACTGCTCCCAGAAACCCTCGGCTTCCAGGCGGCGGTGAACATCTTCGCCCAGGAAGCAGCGGCCAGCCACTTCTTTGACGATGTGCGTCATTTCTTCAGTCAGTTCGATTTCACCACTGTCGCCCAAGCGCCCCAGCCATTCATTCACCACTTGGCTCATAACGGGCAGGTAGCTGGCCATCTGCTCACGAGTAAAGAGACTGTGCAGGATCGGGCGGTGCAACTTGTAAGTTTCGTGCGAGCCGAGGAAGGCAATGCGCCCGAACATGGCGGCCAGGAACTGGTATGGCTTCTCCATGCTCAATTCTTTGTCAGTGCTCTTGAAGAAGAAAGATTGTTCTTGAGGCCCGACAAGGATGGCCATGGGTTGGCCGAGCAGCTTGATGCCAAAAACATTGCCATGCTTGTTGTAGCCGCGGCGGAAGAACGCTTCCTGGTCGCGATAAAACTCGATGGCATGGCCAATGTAAGGCAATCCGCCACTGAGCATGGGCGGGGTGGGCAGTTTGGAAGGAGTGCTGACTGTTTCGGTATTGATCATGAAGGCAGTATACGCCTTTGTGAACATTGTCACTTAAACATTGGGTTAACGGCTATTCCCACAAGATAGCCAGACGTGCCAGCACATCACTCCAGCCCTGGCGCAGGTCAGCGCCGTCACCGGCTTGCGGGGCAAGGCAGTGGGTGAGACTAAGCGTCACGCCGTTGTCGGCGGGTTGGATATGTATCTCAACTTCTTCCTCAACAGTGCTGATGCCGTCATTCATCCAGTTCCAGGTGAAGCGCAGATTGCTATTGGGATCGAGGGCGGTGAAGCGCCCGCGCGCACCGATGCCAGCGGCAACCGAGCGGATGTCATATTCGCCGCCTACGCAGGCATCAATGCGATAGGAGGTGTCGCTGATGTGCGGCCACCACCAGCGCGCCAAGCCCTCGACCGTCGTGAGGGCCGCGTAGACCTGTTGTGGGCTGGCGTTGGGGATGTACTGTGTGATGGCGATGGTGTTACCGCTCATTTCAGTTCCAGCATGACCGGGCAATGGTCTGACCCGGTTACTTTGTCAAAGATGGTGATGTCATTGACCTTCTTGAGCAAAGGCTTGGAGACCAGAAAGTAGTCCAAGCGCCAGCCGATGTTGTTCTGGCGAGCGCTGGGAAAGCGCGCCGTCCACCAGCTGAATTGCTGCTTATTGGGATACAACTCACGGAACGTGTCCACCAGCCCCGCATCAAAGAACAGGCCCAGGGCGGCACGCTCTTCCGGCATGAAGCCTGAGGTTCTCTGGTTCTCCTTTGGGCGGGCGAGATCGATCTCGTTGTGAGCGGTATTGAAGTCACCCGTAAGGATCAGATTCTCGCCCGCCTTGTGCAACTTCTTGATGTGCTTGAGCAGCGCATCGTAAAACTCCAGCTTGAATTTGACGCGTTCCATGCCGGTGGTGCCGCTGGGGAAGTAAACGTTCAGCAGGGTGAAGTCGTCAAAGCGGGTTTGAATAACGCGGCCCTCGATGTCAAACTTGGGCACGCCAAAACCAATGATGTCTTCCTTGCTCTTTTTGGCCACCATAGTGGCCACACCGCTGTAACCAGGGCGCTCAGCCGGGTTCCAGGCTACGGTGTAGCCTTTGAAGGTTTCCATCTGGGCATCGGTAAGCTGCTCAGGTTTGCTCTTGATCTCTTGAAGGCAGATCACATCCGGCTTCTGCTTCAGGATCCACTTCCAGCCATCTTTCTTGAGATGGGCGCGCAGCCCGTTTACGTTCCAGCTAATCAGTTTCATGCAGCCTCCTGCGTGGTGCTGATTCTACCTGAGGTGCTTGCGGCGGAGCAGCGGGCGAGTGCGCATGCTAAAATGCCACATCATGGCGAACATTATCCAGGCTGTACGCGGCACACAAGACTACTACCCGGAAGACATGGCGGTACGCTCCTGGCTGTACGCCAAGATGCGTCAGGTCTCTGAATCTTTCGGGTATCAGGAGTATGACGGCCCGTTCCTTGAGCGTTTTGAGCTGTACGCGGCAAAGTCTGGCGCTGAGCTGGTTGAGAAGCAGTCTTACGTTTTCGAGGACCGCGGCGGCGAACGCATCACCCTGCGCCCGGAATTGACGCCAACCTTGGCGCGCATGGTAGCCACGCGTCAGCGCCAGCTTACCTACCCGCTGCGCTGGTGGTCTTTTGGCCCGTTCTGGCGATACGAGAAGCCTCAGAAAGGGCGCACGCGCGAGTTCTTCCAGTGGAACATCGACATGGTGGGCGAAGACTCGCCCGAAGCCGATGCCGAACTGGCCACGATCGCAGCTACGTTCCTGAAGGCGATCGGGCTCAACGCCAATGAGACGCAGATCCTGGTCAATAATCGTCAGCTCATGCAGGCCGAGCTTGAAGCCCT contains the following coding sequences:
- the ligD gene encoding DNA ligase D: MVDPQQSLQEYRNKRDFSKTSEPRPSDAASGAVSLGPHQARFCIQKHDATRLHYDVRLEIEGVLVSWAVPQGPSYDPVVKRLAVRTEDHPMEYLDFEGVIPKGEYGAGPIILWDQGVYTNIRGTKRKPFSMKESLDAGLVEVRLEGEKVKGEFALVRTKYEGKQENWLMVKMKDSFANPEYDIVADLPLSVKSGKSIEELEEEGSRAQLPAALRSLQPETLDKLVPDSFPGWKEPMLASPEDRPTERANWIYEPKLDGQRAIIYRKGGQVQMLSRNKLIITEQYPELAAALKQHGRGDFVADAEIVSFEGQRASFEQMQKRMHVQRPSKELIEDAPVFMYLFDVTYYEGYDTTRLSQLERKQLLRGLVEYNDPLRYMEYQEGGGLELFQQACASGQEGVIAKDSNAPYQRSRSKSWLKWKCVRQQEFVVGGFTLPAGGMRGFGALLVGYYSEGGDKLQFVGGVGTGYSDEAIRDIRRKLDSLATNDNPFMPDDLLPLQDVQWVRPELVVQVGFGEWTKLTKIRHPRYLGLRTDKDARSVRREATTAEPAQPAAQPVPAEEPRAAGDETREVEGQKIKITNPGKMLFPDVNKARVIDYYEQIAPVMLPHVANRPISMQRFPDGIRAQGFFHKEAPEYFPKFVSLVEVRTSASAAETQLQVMINNAATLVYLAQLASFVIHIWTSQAPLLDQPDKIVFDLDPSTDDSWDAVVSGARDMRRMLTEMGLPSFVMATGSRGLHVCVPLVPQHNFDTVLLFAKAVCTTLERRDPKFTTQIRKDKRKGRIFLDYLRNRYAQTGIAPYSLRAKPGAPLAAPLAWEELEDPSFRADKFNVSNIMQRLSNDGDPWAGFFAARTALPDFGLIEQVLKA
- a CDS encoding aldehyde dehydrogenase family protein, which produces MKSILQKLNLQDVNSGASFGEGQWIDDKAGTELISYNPSTGEPIAKVIQATPAAYDQVVKASQQAFEGWRNVPAPKRGQLVRDLGEAVRELKEPLGELVSLEMGKIRAEGLGEVQEMIDICEFALGLSRQLYGLTMHSERPNHRMYEQWHPLGPVGVISAFNFPIAVWSWNSTLASVCGDTVIWKPSELVPLSAIATQHICNRVMADHGLNGIFSLVIGTGQEVGELMINDPRIPLVSFTGSTKVGRHVNQTVAGRFGKTLLELGGNNAIIVAEDANLDLAVRAILFGAVGTAGQRCTSTRRIIAHESIVDELTQRLVKAYGQVSIGDPLDEGTLMGPLVTPAAVEKMEAALQRANEAGGTVLTGGKRMERPGNYVEPTIVRMPKQTDVVKEETFAPVLYVLDYENVDEALQIHNDVPQGLSSAIFTDSMQTVERFLSSGGSDCGIANVNIGTSGAEIGGAFGGEKETGGGRESGSDSWRAYMRRQTNTINWGKELPLAQGIKFAD
- the glk gene encoding glucokinase, whose translation is MTDYILAGDLGATKTNIALFESSNLQAGPQFTESYLNAEHDGLHAIVRKYLGDKSINIRTACFGVAGPVIDNHVRMINLDWEVDGAELCAEFGWQSAWLINDLKALANAVPFLQPAEMHTFQAGVPEQGGSIAVIAPGTGLGIGYLTWAGGRYTAYATEGGHASFAPETDLQHELLQWLRPQFGQVAIEHVCAGVGFPNLYGFLKASGHASEPEWLARELAAEGDDNNAIIVKHALEQTPGSEICQMTLKLFVEILGATSGNLALGMGATGGVYVGGGIPPRILPALQRYDFMKFFLGKVGYEEYLSRFPVHMILQPTAALLGAAAYARQQAGSPS
- a CDS encoding sigma-70 family RNA polymerase sigma factor codes for the protein MSNTIEAFENEAISLNEDEALERLIRLGRKQGFVSIDNVLQLVPGEQRQSEHLEEIFEALLNEGIPLVEDEDTDSIELSEADEDVEDEEPTNERSKIYAPDDPLAEAETGDLVRLYFNEAASVPLLTAAEEVDLAKKMERGNKARTQLAQKGLSAAKRAELQEAVQVGWDARQHIIVANSRLVISIAKKNMNRGLPLIDLIQEGNIGLMRAAKKFDYRRGFKFSTYATWWIRQAITRAISNKSRTIRIPAHMGDKIAKMMRMKNTLKQELKREATLAELAEALEVSAEEIELITTAGYQPHSLETPIGSDEDSVLGELIEDETAPSPEESTAQSLLEQDLARTIDETLPLREARILRLRFGLDDGKVHSLSDVGRKLGVTRERVRQIEAQALRKLRDPRVRSRLKDYVN
- a CDS encoding cytochrome P450, with the protein product MINTETVSTPSKLPTPPMLSGGLPYIGHAIEFYRDQEAFFRRGYNKHGNVFGIKLLGQPMAILVGPQEQSFFFKSTDKELSMEKPYQFLAAMFGRIAFLGSHETYKLHRPILHSLFTREQMASYLPVMSQVVNEWLGRLGDSGEIELTEEMTHIVKEVAGRCFLGEDVHRRLEAEGFWEQYDALSESLDPLLYNLPLPKFKRRDAAKEKISAILQPLIEERRKQPVADGFQYLLEQPDNSGEPLPDEIVANFFAALMFAGHETTAGQAAWPIIHLINDSQHCARVQEEVQRVLGTSAEVNHVHMREIAQINAAVQETGRLRPSAETLIREVQEDITLNGYRIPAGWFVMTSTAAAHFIPEYFTEPYAYDPARFTERGEGRGFELITFGGGLHKCTGMNFARTEMSIILALLFRKYDLELVTPFESIGVNRGGSSKPTSTLVRYKKRS
- a CDS encoding SRPBCC domain-containing protein, with product MSGNTIAITQYIPNASPQQVYAALTTVEGLARWWWPHISDTSYRIDACVGGEYDIRSVAAGIGARGRFTALDPNSNLRFTWNWMNDGISTVEEEVEIHIQPADNGVTLSLTHCLAPQAGDGADLRQGWSDVLARLAILWE
- the xth gene encoding exodeoxyribonuclease III, producing the protein MKLISWNVNGLRAHLKKDGWKWILKQKPDVICLQEIKSKPEQLTDAQMETFKGYTVAWNPAERPGYSGVATMVAKKSKEDIIGFGVPKFDIEGRVIQTRFDDFTLLNVYFPSGTTGMERVKFKLEFYDALLKHIKKLHKAGENLILTGDFNTAHNEIDLARPKENQRTSGFMPEERAALGLFFDAGLVDTFRELYPNKQQFSWWTARFPSARQNNIGWRLDYFLVSKPLLKKVNDITIFDKVTGSDHCPVMLELK